The sequence GACACGAATTTGATTTCTTTGCAGTCGATCACCCAGCCCTTTGACTTCACAAAAAAACCAATCTTGTTTGTCGGGTGAATATACAAACAGGTCAGGCAAGCCAGCCCTGTTTTCAAAAATATAGTTGATGACTTTTTGAGGAATGGTGCTTTTTATTGTTTCAATTTTCTTTGTGTGCTTAGGCGTTTCGTATTTTTCGATAAGACTTAGGTAGCCAAGGGATTTATATAGCAGAATAGCGCCAAGCCATTCAAAAAAGTGATAATGGGGCTGGTTGTGGGTGATTCGAACGTCATGCTCATCAAATAATTGTGGATATTTCTTTGCCCACTCCGAAATGAGTTTCCCTGAACGGAATAGTTCGCGCTGAGAAGGATGGAAGGAGAATTCTAAGTCTTGCATTTAAAATTCCTTTAGATCTCGCAAAAAAATCCCAAATCTATGCCAGAATCAGCCGGATTATGATGCGGCGAGGTTTTTCAGGCATGAAATTGTTTCCCGGGAAAAAGGCTTGTGCCGGCACGGCAGTATTGAGTTGTTTTTAAACACAGAGGTTGATTCGAGTTCGTAACGTGAAGAGGCGACAGCTTTTCCCCGAATGGCTGTGTTAGGAATAGATGAATAATAGGCGATAACAGGTGTTATATTATTTTGTTTGACGGTTTTTTTCATCTGTTCTTTTCTGCAGCATCTCGAACTGTTTTTTGATATTAACCAGCTCTTCGTTTAATAAACGCAACCTGACTGACATATATTCCGCAAATACCTTGTACAACAATAACAAGAAACTTGCTGCTTCATCGTCAGAAGAAAACTTATCTGTAGCACCAATGTTAACGGCCAGGCAGATGGTTTTGCCTTCCGCATATACTGATGCCGACCTGCTTAACTTGTCCAGGATTCTCATTTCGCCAAAAATTTCACCGCTCCTGCTTAGCGTGCAAATGTTTATTCCATCTTTTTTCACTCGCACCTTGCCGGAGAGAAGAACATAGAGCCATAAGTCCATATCCCCTTCTTTGATAATAGGTTCCCCGTCTTCGTATTGTCTCATCTTGCTCAGCCTGAGCATTTTTCCAAGACTCTCTATTTCGAAATTCTTCAAGCTGGGAACCGAAAGAAGTTGCTGTATATTGTGCATGTCATCTTTAAGATATTTTGATTCAATCATATTTAGCTCGCAAGTGTCTTGTTCATTTATTTATTATATCATGTTTATATCAACAAATCAATCTTTGGCTCATAGTTCCCATTCTGCTTAACATTAATCAGCCGGATTAGATGCGGCCAGGCTCTTTAGGTATGAAATCATTTCCCATGAAAAAGGCTCCTGTTGACACGGCAGTATTGAGTTGTTTGTAAATACAGGGTCTGCTTCAAGATTGTAGCGCGAGGAGGCGAGAGCTTTTCCCCACATGGCTGTGTGGGGAATCGGTGAATAATAGGCGATAACAGGTGTTATATTATTTTGTTTGACGGTTTTGATGGAATCTTCAATTGAGCTTATCGTTTGCCCGGGCAGGCCGGCTAACAGATATGCGCCGACCTGATCTTTATTAAAGCCCGCATTCTTCAGGCAGGCAACAGCCCGCATAAATTCATCCTCGGTTACCTTTTTATCAAAATCCTTTCTTTTTTCAAAGGCTGCGGTTTCAAGCCCAAGACGCAGTGTTTTAAAGCCTGCTTTATACATCAGATCTGCTGTCTGATCCGAAATGCACTGGATATGGACGGCATTTGGCGTGTGAAACCGCAGATTCATACCTGCCTGAATTATTTTTTCCAGTATTGGGACAGCATGCTTTTCAGCGTCCACAAGGAGCGCATCATCGTAAAACACAAAATCGATTACATCATATTTTTCATGCCAGTAGCATATTTCTTCCACCACGGATTCCGGGCTTCGCAAAGCTCTTTTTGGATTTAAAAAATGTGACGCGCAGTAGGCGCAGGAAAAGGGGCATCCTGTTGACGTGAGAACGGGAATATAGGAGATTTTTCTTTGCAAGTCAAATGCAGGATAAGGATATGTATCAGGATTGTCAGGGTTATATTTTGGGCTGACAGCAAAGCCTGTAAATTCTTCAGCCAGCTTGAGGATGTGTTGAGCTGTTGGACCGGTTATGACTCTGTCCGCGCCTGAATGAACATCGGCGTGATCCCGGCAGAGAGTGGCATAAATACCGCCAAGAACCACCAATGCGTTCGGATATATTTCTTTAATGATGTCAATGGCATGCCGCACACCCTGATGCCAGTAAGTCATAAGTGAAGTGACAAGAACAAGATCGGGTTTTGGTATGGATAGGAGATCGTCTCTGAACCATTCTTCCCTGATTCCGTATCTGGAATAGTTTCTGGATACATCCTCAAGACCGTTTGGTCTGGGGATTCTGGTTTTTAAATACGGGCCGCGGCCGTATCTCGCATGAAGATCGGTTTTGACGGCTTTTTGATGAAACCTGTCAAGGCAGTCAATATATGCAACATTATATCCGTGGTAGCGAAGAATGGAGGCAAGTGCGAGAAGTCCTATCGGCTTTGCCCAGACGTCGTAAGCTGCAAAGTCGCATATCCAGGGATTTACAAGCAGAATATTCGGGGTGTCTTGATTCATGGTTTATAATGTGAATAGTCATAATTCGAGCTTCAATGTTTTTCACCACGAAGAGCACAAAGAAGAGAAAATCCTCTAATCCTCTAATCCTATGGCATCCTGCGGAAAGTATTCCATTGAGATTTTTTTCAATTCCTCGCGGCTGAAAAGGAGTGTATATGTATTGACCGAGGTTGCTTTCGATATCTTCAGAGCTATTTCCCTGCAGGACTCTTCATCCCCGGCGTGAATCATGGTGTAGAGGTTGTATGGCCAATCGTCACTGGGGTTTCTCCTGTAACAATGTGAAACCTGCCTGAAAGATGCCATCTTTTTCCCGACTTCATCTATCTGGTTTTCGTCAACCCTCCAGGCTACCATGGCATTTGCCTTAAACCCTGATTTCTGGTGCCGTATGGTTGCGCCAAAACGCCGTATTACCCCCCTGTCGCAAAGATCTTTCAGCTTTTCCAGAAAAGTATTTTCTGAAATACCTAATTGCTCCGCGATTTCAAGATACGGCTGCTTTGTTACGGAAATGTCGCCCTGGATTGAGGCCAGGATCTTTTTTTCAAGTTCTGTTAACATATTAAATTATAAATATTTAAATAAAATAATGTCAAGGACTTTTGGATTCGGGGAACAGGTTTTGTATATCATGCTCTGTTGCCCGGCATATACCATTTTCGGTAATAAAACCTGTTACAAGTCTTGCGGGCGTGACATCAAAAGCAAAGTTTGCGACAAGGCTGCTTTCAGGGGTAATCAGAACGCTTTTTATCGCTCCCTGTTCAAGGCCCTGCACATACCTTATTTCATCAGGATCACGCATTTCTATAGGTATCTCTTTTAACCCGTCTTTTAAGTCCCAGTCAAAGGTGCTGGAAGGAAGGGCAACATAAAAGGGGATGTTGTTATCCCTGGCTGCCAGAGCTTTAAGATATGTTCCGATTTTATTGGCGACATCGCCGGTGCGGGTAGTTCTGTCTGAACCCACGATCACGATATCCACCATGCCGTGCTGCATGAGATGACCGCCCGCATTATCAGCAATTACAGTATGTTTTACACCGTGTTTGCCGAGCTCCCATGCTGTCAGCCTTGAACCCTGATTTAGCGGTCTTGTTTCGTCCACCCATACATGGACATCTATGCCGCTTTCAAAGGCCGCATATATCGGGGCGGTCGCGGTTCCATATTCTACACAGGC is a genomic window of Anaerolineae bacterium containing:
- a CDS encoding cyclic nucleotide-binding domain-containing protein; the encoded protein is MIESKYLKDDMHNIQQLLSVPSLKNFEIESLGKMLRLSKMRQYEDGEPIIKEGDMDLWLYVLLSGKVRVKKDGINICTLSRSGEIFGEMRILDKLSRSASVYAEGKTICLAVNIGATDKFSSDDEAASFLLLLYKVFAEYMSVRLRLLNEELVNIKKQFEMLQKRTDEKNRQTK
- the mtnA gene encoding S-methyl-5-thioribose-1-phosphate isomerase, whose protein sequence is MRPIWLSQDLKVIKVIDQRLLPHRFVVAELKSVDDVIKAIKETYVRGAPLIGVTAAYGVYLAALNAEDKSSGSDFLIKECKRIKSARPTAINLAWAVDKVLAETLKAKTSSGKIKAALNEAERIVETEVENCRKIGENGLTLIAEISRGKGGQTVNILTHCNAGWLACVEYGTATAPIYAAFESGIDVHVWVDETRPLNQGSRLTAWELGKHGVKHTVIADNAGGHLMQHGMVDIVIVGSDRTTRTGDVANKIGTYLKALAARDNNIPFYVALPSSTFDWDLKDGLKEIPIEMRDPDEIRYVQGLEQGAIKSVLITPESSLVANFAFDVTPARLVTGFITENGICRATEHDIQNLFPESKSP
- a CDS encoding VRR-NUC domain-containing protein, with the translated sequence MQDLEFSFHPSQRELFRSGKLISEWAKKYPQLFDEHDVRITHNQPHYHFFEWLGAILLYKSLGYLSLIEKYETPKHTKKIETIKSTIPQKVINYIFENRAGLPDLFVYSPDKQDWFFCEVKGLGDRLQRNQIRVIGKLEEVTGKAVKILKFREFKT
- a CDS encoding B12-binding domain-containing radical SAM protein, translating into MNQDTPNILLVNPWICDFAAYDVWAKPIGLLALASILRYHGYNVAYIDCLDRFHQKAVKTDLHARYGRGPYLKTRIPRPNGLEDVSRNYSRYGIREEWFRDDLLSIPKPDLVLVTSLMTYWHQGVRHAIDIIKEIYPNALVVLGGIYATLCRDHADVHSGADRVITGPTAQHILKLAEEFTGFAVSPKYNPDNPDTYPYPAFDLQRKISYIPVLTSTGCPFSCAYCASHFLNPKRALRSPESVVEEICYWHEKYDVIDFVFYDDALLVDAEKHAVPILEKIIQAGMNLRFHTPNAVHIQCISDQTADLMYKAGFKTLRLGLETAAFEKRKDFDKKVTEDEFMRAVACLKNAGFNKDQVGAYLLAGLPGQTISSIEDSIKTVKQNNITPVIAYYSPIPHTAMWGKALASSRYNLEADPVFTNNSILPCQQEPFSWEMISYLKSLAASNPAD
- a CDS encoding winged helix-turn-helix transcriptional regulator, with translation MLTELEKKILASIQGDISVTKQPYLEIAEQLGISENTFLEKLKDLCDRGVIRRFGATIRHQKSGFKANAMVAWRVDENQIDEVGKKMASFRQVSHCYRRNPSDDWPYNLYTMIHAGDEESCREIALKISKATSVNTYTLLFSREELKKISMEYFPQDAIGLED